The Tamandua tetradactyla isolate mTamTet1 chromosome 6, mTamTet1.pri, whole genome shotgun sequence genome contains the following window.
TTCATTCTCCATAAATGCTTATTGATCCATGATTTGTTTGATCAAATGCAACCCTGGCTGGGTGGTTCACATAAATGATTACTTTGTGTATTTAGGGCGGTGAAGGGGGAGTGGGAGGACAGATGGTAAACACTCTGGggaattttgtacatttttatcatGATAGAACAATGTTTcatttctgggtttctctcttggaTACATTGATTTCCCCAAGCAAGTTTTCACAACACAGGAAACTGGTAGAATATTAACCCTTTGGACAGGATTTGATTCCTGAGACTTCCAGTAATTCCCCAATCCTGGGTAGGCCACTGAAGTCCCCCTGCCACCTGGAGGGGAGTGATCCCTGGAGCTTCCAATTGACTTTTTCTGTTCTGTAATCAGTGACCAGTGTGACGTTGGGTAATCTCTTCTCTAGGCGCCTCAGTCACTTCAGCTTGTACAATGGGAATTCTAAACTCTATAGGGATGTGTGAGTCTTAATTGAGAAATAGGCATAAAAGGGCATGGAGAGCTGTACAGAGTCGTTATGATTGCTTTAGCCACTAGGTGGGAAGGAGACGCATTCCGTGGCGTTGCCCCGCGTTCCAGCGCCATCAGACGGTAAAACGGAAGCAATCCTCTCCCTGTCCACCCTCTCCTCCCACTCCCCACCCGCATCCACAAGGAGAGCCCGGGACGCGGCTAGGGGGAGGAGGCCTGGCCAGGGTGTGGGcgtggctggagagaaggggcGGTGCCAAACGGGCGGCGAGGGAGGAGCCCAGCGAGACAGACAGGCGAGGTGTCGATTCCTGATCCGCGGCTTCTCGGCTACCCGGCTGCTGCGGAGCGTCTCTCCGGCGAGGGGAGCCAGAGCCGGAGCGGTGCTTTGTTCCTGCCGGCCACAGCCTCCTCGATCCTCTGGCGTCTGGGTCCCTCTGTGGCCACTCTGCTCTTTCCTCGCGCCCGCCCCCTGCATCCGGGCCTGcatccccttccccaccctctccGCCCTCGATCTTgacctcaccccccccccccaaaatttcTGACCAGCGCCCTTGCCTTGTACTCTTCTCTCCACCCctttctcctgtattttcttcccccttgccctcaggtcctggGTAGCCCCGCCGGGCCCCTCCCCTCCAGGCCGGGGATGACCCTCGCAGCCCGGCGTCCATGGTCCTGACGCTTCTCCTCTCGGCTTACAAGCTGTGCCGCTTTTTCACCATGTCTGGTCCACGGCCCGGTGCCGAGCGGCTGGCTGTGCCGGGGCCGGAAGGGGGTGGCGGCGCGGGCCCATGGTGGGCCGCCGGCTCCCGAGGGCCCCGCGAGGTGTCACCCGGGGTGGGCGCCGAAGTGCAGGGCGCCCTGGAGCGCGCGCTGCCGGAGCTGCAGCAGGCGCTGTCGGCGCTGAAGCAGGCCAGCGGCGCGCGGGCCATAGGTGCTGGCCTGGCTGAGGTTTTCCAGTTAGTGGAGGAGGCCTGGCTCCTGCCGGCCGTAGGCCGCGAGGTGGCCCAGGGTCTGTGCGACGCCATCCGCCTGGACGGGGGCCTCGACCTGCTGCTGAGGCTGCTGCAGGCGTCGGAACTCGAGACGCGCGTGCAGGCCGCGCGCTTGCTGGAGCAGATCCTGGTGGCCGAGAACCGGTAAGGGTGCCAGGCTCGGGTAGAGCCCCACGTTGTGTGGGGCTGTGAGGGCGGTTGGACGGCTGGATTTCCCTATGCTCCGCACTGTACCCAGCCTGACTCACCTTACTTCAGCCTTGCACGTTAGGATTAGCGtgtccattttacaaatgaggaaactgaggctggaaaAAGTTTAGTGATTTACCCAGCATCGCTCAGTGAGCTAATGGTGCAGCCAGGATTCACACCCAAGACTAAAGAGGTGGAGAATGTGGCCAGGGAAAGGAGGAGTGGAATTGGTCCTTTGAATCAGGATGGGATCCTATTGCCAATGCCCCCCTAAATACCTGGCCCTCCTCACCATGGGCCTGGGTGCCCTTCTGTGGTAACTTCTCTCCCTTTGCCCATCACTCTCCCCTCTGCCCCACACACAGGAGGGGAAGGGAAAACAatttgggggggcgggggaggacTCTCCCCTCTGTCCTCTCCCTAGGCTGAAATGAGTGCTAACTTAAGGGTTACTTACCCGCTCACAATCTACCTCttgcttcctctttcttcatTCTGGTCCAGACATGACCTCATTCTGCAGCGGCTGATGGGGAACAGAAGATTTTCTGCTGAGTTGAATAGGTTGGGGGAGAAGAATCTGAAGCCCAGAGCTAGGCAGGGGCCAGAGTATGTGTTCTCCTCCCACCCCTTAGTGCCAAAATACCCTAAGTGCCTGCCTCTTGGGATCTCCCCTGAAGTAGGAGGACCCCTGAGGACTCACTTTCCCTCCCCTCTGCCAGGGAAGACTCTCACACTTCAGTCTCACACCAAATTCTGCTCCCTTAGAACAGAGGATTTTGGAAGGCTCACTTTCAGTTTATGCAGCTCCCACAAGTGAGATGAGTTTGGGGTAGGGGAACATTCCTTGcaactttccaaaaagaaaaatatccttaTAATTGGTGGAAATGATACAActgtgaaaaatatttgaatggtATTGTTGTCATCTCTCTTGCTGCAGTAATGAAGAcatagctttttttctttccttcccctcccccttacTGAGTTTTCTCTTTGTTGGTTTCTGTTGGGCATGGGTCTCTGAGACCCTTCTGAGATGGAGGGTGTTGCTGGCCTCATTGCCTGATAGTTGACGATTTTACTCCTTTTATTCCCCCCCCCTTTTGTTTATTATCCTTCTGGAGACAGAATAATAAaacatgtaatattttttaaaaaaatacataaagcaattTTGGTTGGGAGGCCAAGTTAGGATTCTGCAAATTATTCAGCAAATAATTAACCTCCCAACTAACATCAGGTGCCTGATGGAGATGGAACATGAATTTGGAGGGTTAGCAAATGGAATGAGTGTTCACTGAGCGTGGTGGGGTCCAGGCTGGAGGGCATGTCTAATAGATTTGTTATGTGGGGTGGGGCAGCTACAATAGGCTGGAAAATTGGGGAGGTTAGCACCCTAGGAAGAGGAAGGCTGCAAAATGCAAACAGCACTGATATTTTCAAAGTAGGAAATAACAGTTCTCACCTGGTTCAGTATTACTAAGAGGAGTCACTTCAGGACCAAGGACAGAGCATAGTTCATTGGGCGCTGATTGAAATCCTTTCAAAGAAAGGCAGAGTCTGCATCTGACAGGGCAGGGGAGCcagaagggagagaagggagcaAAACGCTGAGAATTTATGTTTATGAAACCTTTTCCCTACTCCACAACCACTGTCTCTGCCACCTCTTAAAGAAGATCTTTCCATCATTGCTCTCTGTCCCCCTTTTTTAAAcgttattttattgtgaaatataacatatttacaaaaaaaagcactaaatttcaaagtacattgtaagaagtagttacagaaaagaacagatttcagactttggtatgtgatacagttccacaactttaggtttttccgTCTTGCtcctccaagatactggagactgaaagaaatatcattataatgagtcagcagtcatactcatttgttaaatcctatcttctctgttataacttttccttcttctttgatccttttcccaatctttaggggtatttgggctaagtCCATTCAAGctatttcatattggaaaggggaATTGCTAATAAGAGAAAGGGGGACGAAACTAGTTGTTCTTAGAGAAGCTGGCCCCTcaggatttcaggacttatctaatctaggaacccatctggaagttgtaggtttttggaaagtaatctttTTGTGTGAAATTTTTCTCAAATATCAGCTaaagcccttggtgttctttagggttgacacgagtggttttggttggagtttggcaaatcctggtaattagcaatatctggttgaagctagcataagagtagcctccagaatagcctcttgactctatttgaactctctttgccactgataccttattttgttacatttctttctccccttttggtcaggaaggcattgttgataacacgatgccagggctaggctcatccctggaagtcatgttccacattgccagagagactttcacccctggatgtcccaACCCCTTTTTGCCATCCCTCCTTCTGCAGCTCTCTTCCTCCTAGGAACCTAGGACACAACCACCTTCACCCCCAAATACCAGGACAAGCTGTACAGGGTAGGTCCTCCAAAGCTGGCCACACAGCACCCAGTTACAGCACCACCTCCCAGTTCTCTAAATTCACTGTCCATTGCTAACAGGGGACCTTAATGGAATGCaacctcagagaggttaaatggctTTCCTGAGAATATACAATGAATAACTGGAGGAGACACATAAttacacataaatataaaagttcaAAGGACAAAAAGATATATAGTAAAAAGGTCTTTTTCCTACTTGATCCCCTCCCTAGAGGCAAACCAGTTACAAGTTTCTTGTATGTCCTCCTAGAGAGAGTCTAAGCACATACAAACAATAGcgtgtatatgtatatgatatgtacatgtttatatataaatgtacagCTTCCCCCTCCtttggagctgggatttgaacccaggcttaTGTGATTCCAAAGTGTGTGCCCATTTTCCTAGGCCCACAGCCTCTCAGGCCACAGGAGAATTGGAAGCTGTGAATAGTGCTCACAGAAAGTACACAGATCAACTCTGAAATTGTTAAGTGTATAGGGAAAGACTAGGGCTGGAACTAAAGAGACTAAGACTAAAATCATAGCTCAGGATTGACGTTCTTGTACAAACCCTTccattctctgggcctcagctcgGTCCTCTGAAAATGAGGGTGTGGGAACaaatgattctttctatttttttttaataaagttttattttttgaaatgtacAGTTGGTTGGACCTGTTCATACACCTTCACCCACAGCTGGGGCATCTCCACCCTTGGTGTTTCTGGTGTAAATTACTTGAGCTTGGTGTTTTGAAACCAGCTTGATAAGTTCTTTGCTAAGCAGCTCCTGAAGGGCTGGCCTGCCCAGGGAACCTCGAATCTTCAGTCTCTCAGAGATGACAGCTGGAGTTATAAGCTGGTAGTTAGGAACGTCCTTACAGAGTATGTCATAAGTGACTTTGTCGAACAAGACAAGGTTATTGAGCTTGTCCCGAACTTTGCCTTTGGACCACTTCTGGGCTTTGCTTTGTTCactgtgtctttcttttttttttttacatgggcaggcaccgggaatcgaacccgggtcctctggcatggcaggcaagcgttcttgccgctgagccaccgtggcccgcccaagagttaatttttttttttttatacatgggcaggcaccagaaatcaaacccaggtcctctggcatcccaggcaagcattcttgcctgctgagccaccgtggcccgccctcactgTGTCTTTCTTGGCCGACTTTCCGGGATCTTCTTGTTGTCCTTGGGAGGCATTGCGAAGCTCAGAGAGCAACAGCTGCCACTGCAGCCTTGCTAAGATGTCAGGCAGAAAGCTAgattatttcttaaaaacattCTGACTCCGATATTCTGGGAGTTTATGTAGCCAGATGTTCTGGCAGTAAGAAGTGCAGAGAAGGGATCTTGGGCTCTGGTGGCAGACGATCCTGGGTTAGAATCTCAGCTATGTCTCTCACCATTTCTGTGCCCCTAAGCAGCTCACATAACCCTTCTGAGCTTTgtttggttttctcatttgtaaaaggaaCAATGGTAGTACCGGCTgccggagagaaggccaggactTGAGCGGATGACCTGTTCCCTTAGAGATGGGCTACAGAGAAGCTGAGTGATCAGGTCAGCAAAGCTGCCCTAGCCTTATGGCATGTTCTGTGCTCAGCTGGCCCCTGCAGTGGACACAAAATTGCAGGTACTGTTGTCATTGCAGTGCCCGCTGGGTGAGGACTCCATGGCTGACTGGGTCTCTATGCCTTTGGGGATAATGTCACCTGTGGAGGTCATCATTTGTGGAGGTCAGGAACACAGACCTTTAACTCAGCCTGGAGTGTGGCGAATGCCTTCTGCTTGCTCTGCTGGCCTCCAGGCTCTCCCCCTTATACCTATCCTCCCCACAACAACCAGAGTGCATTTCCTAAACTCACATGTGACTGGTCACTCCCCTTCCTGAAGCTTTTCAATGACTTTCCGTTTCCCATTAAGATCAAGTTCATATGTCTCACAAAAGGCTCCCAGGACTGATCTCTTCTTTCCCAACGTACATTTTGAACCCTCCACCTCAGTCACACTCATGTGTGGCAGTACCCCAAGTGCACCAGCTCTCAGATACCTGCAAGCCTCTGCAAACATCTAATCCTGGAATGCTGTCTCCCCTTCTCATACCGGCCAGTGTCCCAACCATCTTTGAACTAACCCCATAGGCAATCATTCCAGTGTATTTATCTTTTTACCCTTTGTTCTTGCAAAGCCTTTTTTGATGTTgtgtggttttttatttttcataaaatggtTCTGTGTTATGTAGTGCATTCTGTTTCTTACTTTCATTCACTCAgtgttagggtttttttttttatttattgaggtgaaattcacattgCATGAATATAACTATTTTTGAATGAACAAATCAGTGACTTTtagtacattcataatgttgtgcaacCGTCACCTCTATCTCATTACAAAACACTTCCATCACTCCAAAATAAAACCTTGTTTCTGTTAAGCAGTGTCTTTCCATTCCCCACTGCCCCCATCTCTGAGAAACCATCAATCTgcattctgtctctatggatttacctattctggatatttcatattaatgaaatcatacactatgtgaccttttgtgtggcttctttcacttagcttagTGTTTTGGGGGTTGATTCATGCAGTAGTATATATCagtccttcttttttctttctttctttttttgcatgggcaggcactgagaattgaacccggatctccggcatggcagatgagaactctgcctgctgagccaccgtggcctgcccagtccttcatttctttttatggctaaatagtattccattgtatatatatatatatatatcacaatttgtttatccattcatccattgatggacatttaagctgtttccaccttttggctattttgaatagtgcTGCTAGGAACATTAATGAACATACATTTGTTTGAGTACCTGTTTTTGGTTCTTTGagatacctaggagtgaaattgctgggtcataccataattctatgtttagctttttgaggaaccactactaaactgttttccacaggtaCTACCGGGTCATACcataattctatgtttagctttttgaggaaccactactaaactgttttccacaggtactaccattttacattcccatcagcaatgcacaagagtttctatttcttcccaTCTTTACCaacccttatttttttcttttttcccatagCTCTCCTAATGGTTATGAAGTGGTGCCTCAttatggatttgatttgcatttctctaatgattaatgatgttaagcatcttttcatgagcttttgggcatttgtatatcttctttggagtaaAGTCTATTCAAGTACTTTGCACACTGAGTtgttagtctttttgttgttgagttataaattatatattctggatactcaattcttatcagatatatcatTTGCAACTATTTTCCCTCATTCTGTTGTCATCTACTgtgtgttgtcttttcactttcttgataatgtcctttggtgcacaaaagttttctctattttggtgaagcccaatttatctattttttcttttgttgctcacactTTTGTTGTCACATTTAAGAGTCCATGGCTAAATCCAAGGTTATGAAGATTTAGCCTTATTTttgttctaagagttttatgattttagctcccctatttaggttgttgatccattttgagttaattttgtatatggtgtgaggtaggggtccaagcTCATTCTTTAGCATGTGGATTTCCAGATTTCCCaacactgtttgttgaagagacttctcTTTCCCTGTTGTTTGGACTtggtacctttgtcaaaaatcagctggccatagTTGTGCAgctttatttctgtactctcaattccattccatccATCTACATTTCTATCCTTATGCTGGCACTACACTAttttgtagctttgtagtaaattttggaACTGGAAGGAGGGGAGTGATGTGAGTCCCCCaactttattcctctttttcaagattgttttagctattcagagccccTTGCAATCCCATATGGATTTGAGGATAGTGTTATATCTTTAAGAGCTTTTATGTTACTGTGTTATCATCTATTTAGTAATTAGGATTACACCATAATCCTCCAGGGTGAGCACCTCCCTCCCAGATTTGACATAGATTGCCTCCACCTTCCCCACACCACAAAAACTACCACAGTAAACATCTTTGTTCATGTCCCCTTATGGATTTGTGTGACAATCTCTTTGGAAGATAGAACCAAGAGCCCTAATTTCTGGCTCAGAGAGTGCATGTATCCAGCCTGCTCTCCAGATGGCTGTACCAGACCACACCTTGAACTGCAGTGCTTCAGAGCCTTCATATCCCTACCCCCCACCAAACCTCCTTATTATCAGGCTTCTAGTTTCTGCCAGTCTAATAGGTATAAAGTGATagctgttattttaattttcatttctctgattacTAATGCATTAGAGAATCTTTCTATTTGCTTGTTAATATTTTGGAGTTTGTCTTTTGTAAATTGCTTAAGTCCTTTACTCACTTTCTTTTGAATTTACTACTTTTCCCATGTGGATTTGaatattcattatatattctcTATATTAATCCCATGttgatattattttttcctcatcgGTTTTAGACATTGCAAATCTCTGTGGCCATCTTTCTATTCTTCAAACACGCCAAGCTCATTGGCCTTCAGGATCTTTGtttttgctgttctctctgcctgccACTTTCCTCTCTCAGATATTtgcgtggttttttttttttttttttttgacatttagctCTCAGATGTCACTTCCTCAGGCACATCACTCCACCCAGACTCTTTACATGGCATTCCCTGGTTTTGCTGTCATCACAGCCATAtcacttgttcattcattgtttaccTTTGTAAGATCTGTCTCTAGTCAGTCTTAGTCACTGTTTAACCCCAGCCCCTGAAACAGTGTTTGACACACAGTAGGTCTTCAATAAACgccttgttgaatgaatgaatacatacaCTCCAGTCCTGGAGCATCAAATGAGGAAGAGCTtgaaggcaatgctaagaggggtGATAAGAAGCTAACATTTGTTGTatccttactatgtgccagacactgcgcCAAGCACTTTAGGTGGATCATCCCATTAGTCCTAGTAATAACCCTGTGAGATAGGTATTCTTATTATCCCACTTATgagttaggaaactgaggcacccagATAAAGGAAGGTGCCCAAGGTCCTACTGCTAGAACGTGGCAGAGAAGAAGCCAGGACCCAGGTGATCTGCACCAGAGCTGGGGTTCTTAAGCTCTACAAAAGGCCTCTCAagtggagagggagaggaggaaatcGCTGTGGGCAGGACAAAGCACCCTTATAATCAGAGAAGTGTGGTCCTTCCAGAGCTGGAGGTGAGGGTGAGAAAGCTGCGGGGAAGGGAATGCTTTCTCCCATGTCTCATATGACACTAGTGAAGCCCAGAAAGGGTAAGTTACCAGGCCGTGGACTCCCAGCAGGCAAATCAAGCTCCCCAAGCTGCGGCTGTTCTGCTCCTCATCCTCCCACCTCCAACCTTCTCTTCGCAGTGACCGCGTTGCACGTATCGGGCTGGGCGTGATCCTGAACCTGGCCAAGGAGCGCGAGCCGGTGGAGCTGGCACGGAGCGTGGCAGGTATCTTGGAGCACATGTTCAAGCACTCGGAGGAGACGTGCCAGCGGCTCGTGGCAGCCGGCGGCCTGGACGCGGTGCTGTACTGGTGCCGCCGAACGGACCCGGCGCTGCTGCGCCACTGCGCTCTGGCGCTGGGCAACTGCGCGCTGCACGGGGGCCAGGCGGCGCAGCGGCGCATGGTGGAGAAGCGCGCCGCCGAGTGGCTCTTTCCGCTCGCCTTCTCCAAGGAGGACGAGCTGCTGCGGCTGCACGCCTGCCTCGCAGTGGCGGTGCTGGCAACCAACAAGGAGGTGGAACGCGAGGTGGAGCGCTCCGGTACGCTGGCGCTTGTCGAGCCGCTCGTGGCCTCACTGGACCCCGGCCGCTTCGCCCGCTGTCTGGTGGACGCCAGCGACACAAGCCAGGGCCGCGGGCCCGATGACCTGCAGCGCCTCGTGCCGCTGCTCGACTCGTCACGCTTGGAGGCTCAGTGCATCGGGGCTTTCTACCTCTGTGCGGAGGCTGCCATCAAGAGTCTACAGGGCAAGACGAAGGTGGGGGCGAGTATGGGTCTGAGTGGACGAGGGTTAGAGGGTATCTGGGGAGGCTTCGGAGGAAGTGACATTCAATTAGGACTTGAAGTACACATAAGAGTTAGGTGAAGACAAGGCCAGGGATGAAAGCACCTGTCATTCAGGGTTTACAGGCAAGACCAGAAGTCTAATCTTGGTCTTTGGGGCTAGAGGTTTTAAGCAGGAGACACTTGTGTTTCACAAAGATCACTTTGGCTGCTGTGTGGAGACGGCATCTGCAAGGATAGGGTTGAAGGCAAGAGGGCCCTATCGGAGGCTCTGATAGGGGACATTGAGATAGGGGAGGCAGGGCTCAGGATAAGACAGCAAAGGCAGCGAGAAGCAGACACACTCAGGTGTTTCGGGACTGGAATTGGGTGTGGTGATTGGCTGGTTGAGggagaggaagaaactgagaaagtGTGTTTTGGGGCTGCTGGCAAGCCGGTCTGAACACAAGACATCTTGCTCCCATCCCCCCATCTCCGCGCAGGTGTTCAGCGACATCGGTGCCATCCAGAGCCTGAAACGCCTGGTCTCCTACTCCACCAACGGCACCACGTCGGCACTGGCCAAGCGCGCATTGCGCCTGGTGGGCGAGGAGGTCCCGCGGCCCATCTTGCCCTGTGTGGCCAGCTGGAAGGAGGCCGAGGTGCAGACGTGGCTGCAGCAGATCGGCTTCTCCCAATTCTGCGAGAGCTTCCGGGTACAGCTGCGGGGTGCAGAGGGGTGGGGGATGGTTCCCTGGAGATCAAGCAGGTGCATCCTCAAGGGCTCCACCCATGGTCGCTTGAGACTCTCTGGGCTCCCTGGGCACAGACGACTGTGCCTCAACCTGGCCCCTGTGCCCACAGAGTTTGGAGGTATGGGAAGCCTATACCCAGCCACCTTGTGGGTTACTTGGCTCTGAACTGGGTCCATTCCACCTCCCCACGGCCATCTCCAGTTCCCTCCCCTTGCATCTGTGTTTAGGGTTCAAGGGCAGAGAAAGGGAGTTCTTCCTTACacctgtcccctcctccaggaGCAGCAGATAGATGGTGACCTGCTTCTGCGGCTCACAGAGGAGGAGCTCCAGATGGACCTGTGCATGAAATCAGGCATCACCCGCAAGAGGTACAAAGCATCCTGCCCCTCCCCGACCCCCACCAAGTCTAAATACCCCCTCTGCCACTAACCAGTCCCGAGTTAGACCTCAGCATCCTCTTCTCCGTGGGTGCAGGTTCTTTAGGGAGCTTACGGAGCTCAAAACATTTGCCAACTACGCGACGTGCGACCGCAGCAACCTGGCCGACTGGCTGGGCAG
Protein-coding sequences here:
- the SARM1 gene encoding NAD(+) hydrolase SARM1, producing MVLTLLLSAYKLCRFFTMSGPRPGAERLAVPGPEGGGGAGPWWAAGSRGPREVSPGVGAEVQGALERALPELQQALSALKQASGARAIGAGLAEVFQLVEEAWLLPAVGREVAQGLCDAIRLDGGLDLLLRLLQASELETRVQAARLLEQILVAENRDRVARIGLGVILNLAKEREPVELARSVAGILEHMFKHSEETCQRLVAAGGLDAVLYWCRRTDPALLRHCALALGNCALHGGQAAQRRMVEKRAAEWLFPLAFSKEDELLRLHACLAVAVLATNKEVEREVERSGTLALVEPLVASLDPGRFARCLVDASDTSQGRGPDDLQRLVPLLDSSRLEAQCIGAFYLCAEAAIKSLQGKTKVFSDIGAIQSLKRLVSYSTNGTTSALAKRALRLVGEEVPRPILPCVASWKEAEVQTWLQQIGFSQFCESFREQQIDGDLLLRLTEEELQMDLCMKSGITRKRFFRELTELKTFANYATCDRSNLADWLGSLDPRFRQYTYGLVSCGLDRSLLHRVSEQQLLEDCGIRLGVHRARILTAAREMLHSPLPCTSCKPSGDTPDVFISYRRNSGSQLASLLKVHLQLHGFSVFIDVEKLEAGKFEDKLIQSVMGARNFVLVLSAGALDKCMQDHDCKDWVHKEIVTALSCSKNIVPVIDGFEWPEPQALPEDMQAILTFNGIKWSHEYQEATIEKIIRFLQGRSSRDSSAGSDTSLEGAIPMGPN